A stretch of the uncultured Desulfobacter sp. genome encodes the following:
- the upp gene encoding uracil phosphoribosyltransferase translates to MAVYVEDHPLIKHKLGLMRQKDISTKDFRDLASEVARLLTYEATQDLETEKKVIEGWAGEVEIEIIKGKKITIVPILRAGLGMMDGVLDLIPSAKVSVVGFYRNEETLKPVQYYFKTASAMEERTALILDPMLATGGTLIATIDLLKEAGCKRIKGLFLVAAPEGIAAVEKKHPDIDIYTASIDERLNDVGYILPGLGDAGDKIFGTK, encoded by the coding sequence ATGGCCGTATATGTTGAGGACCATCCTCTAATTAAGCACAAACTTGGGTTGATGCGTCAAAAAGACATCAGCACCAAAGATTTCAGGGATCTGGCCTCGGAAGTGGCCCGTCTGCTCACCTATGAAGCCACCCAGGATCTTGAGACCGAAAAAAAGGTTATAGAGGGCTGGGCAGGAGAGGTTGAGATCGAAATTATAAAAGGTAAAAAGATTACCATTGTTCCCATCTTAAGAGCGGGTTTAGGCATGATGGACGGCGTACTGGATCTGATTCCTTCTGCCAAAGTGTCCGTGGTGGGATTTTACAGAAACGAGGAGACACTAAAGCCCGTACAGTACTACTTTAAAACCGCCTCTGCCATGGAAGAGCGCACCGCTCTGATTCTGGACCCCATGCTGGCCACCGGCGGTACTTTAATTGCAACCATTGACCTGCTAAAAGAAGCCGGATGCAAAAGAATTAAAGGGCTTTTTCTTGTAGCTGCCCCAGAAGGCATTGCCGCAGTGGAGAAAAAGCACCCGGATATCGATATTTATACGGCAAGCATTGATGAACGCCTTAACGATGTGGGGTATATTCTGCCCGGGTTAGGGGATGCAGGGGACAAAATATTCGGCACCAAGTAA